One genomic segment of Coffea arabica cultivar ET-39 chromosome 6e, Coffea Arabica ET-39 HiFi, whole genome shotgun sequence includes these proteins:
- the LOC113697434 gene encoding protein NRT1/ PTR FAMILY 6.2-like: protein MSSTTIAADAVDHEGFPADKSKTGGWVPAALILGIEICERLSTMGIAVNLVTYLGGTMHLPSAVSANTVTDFMGTSFLLCLLGGFLADSFLGRYKTIAIFSTIQAMGTGMLAITTKVPQLRPPPCAAHANCQTANGLQMGMLYLALYLIALGTGGLKSSVSGFGSDQFDERDEKEKSQMAYFFNRFFLFISIGTLAAVTVLVYLEDNVSRSLAYGICSLSMFIAIFIFFSGTRRYRYKKTVRSPVVQIFQVIAAAIRKRKMNVPYDINMLYETNHEASRIQHTDQFRFLDKAAIVAEDDFSEKKVAASPNPWNLCTVTRVEEVKMMARLLPIWATTIIFWTTYAQMITFSVDQASTMERSIGNFQIPAGSLNVFFVAAILITLGVYDRLIMPFWKKWKGKPGFTSLQRIAIGLVLSTIGMAAAALVEMKRLSVAKSAGRTTATLPISVFLLIPQFFLVGSGEAFIYTGQLDFFITQSPKGMKTMSTGLFLTTLSLGFFFSSMLVSIVKGATRSHRGEGWLADKINYGRLDLFYALLAVLGVINFVVYSICAVWYKPKKPNPAMEMGNVANGAGAEEKC from the exons ATGAGCAGTACTACTATTGCTGCAGATGCGGTTGACCACGAGGGCTTCCCTGCTGACAAGAGTAAAACTGGTGGTTGGGTCCCCGCTGCACTTATCTTAG GAATTGAAATCTGCGAGAGGCTTTCAACAATGGGAATAGCGGTGAACCTTGTTACGTACCTCGGTGGAACCATGCATCTGCCTAGTGCAGTTTCAGCCAATACTGTCACAGATTTCATGGGAACTTCCTTTCTTCTGTGTTTGCTTGGAGGCTTTCTTGCCGACTCTTTCCTGGGCAGATACAAGACTATTGCTATTTTCTCAACAATACAAGCAATG GGAACTGGCATGCTAGCAATAACAACAAAAGTACCCCAGCTGCGGCCTCCACCTTGTGCTGCTCATGCCAACTGCCAAACAGCCAACGGATTACAAATGGGAATGCTGTACCTTGCTCTATATCTTATTGCACTGGGGACAGGTGGCCTCAAATCAAGCGTTTCAGGATTTGGAAGTGATCAATTCGACGAGAGAGATGAAAAGGAGAAGTCACAGATGGCTTATTTCTTCAACAGGTTCTTTTTGTTCATCAGTATAGGAACACTCGCGGCAGTTACTGTCCTTGTTTACCTAGAAGACAATGTTAGTCGAAGCCTGGCATATGGTATTTGCTCCTTGTCAATGTTCATAGCCATCTTTATCTTCTTTTCGGGGACAAGAAGATACAGGTATAAGAAAACAGTAAGGAGCCCTGTAGTCCAAATCTTTCAAGTTATTGCAGCCGCTATAAGAAAGAGGAAGATGAATGTTCCTTACGACATTAACATGTTATACGAAACAAATCATGAAGCCTCAAGAATCCAGCACACTGATCAGTTTAG ATTCCTGGATAAGGCTGCTATTGTTGCAGAAGATGATTTCTCTGAGAAAAAAGTTGCTGCATCTCCAAATCCTTGGAATCTATGCACAGTGACAAGAGTGGAAGAAGTGAAAATGATGGCCAGACTACTTCCCATTTGGGCCACAACAATCATTTTCTGGACGACTTATGCACAGATGATCACCTTTTCCGTTGACCAAGCATCCACCATGGAGAGATCAATTGGCAATTTCCAAATTCCAGCAGGATCACTCAATGTATTTTTTGTAGCAGCCATTTTGATCACGTTGGGAGTCTATGACCGTCTCATTATGCCATTTTGGAAGAAATGGAAAGGCAAACCAG GTTTCACTAGCCTACAGAGAATAGCTATAGGTCTGGTACTCTCGACGATCGGGATGGCAGCTGCTGCTCTAGTTGAGATGAAAAGATTGTCGGTCGCAAAATCCGCCGGGCGAACCACTGCAACATTGCCCATAAGCGTGTTTCTTCTGATCCCACAGTTCTTTCTGGTTGGTTCTGGAGAAGCATTCATCTATACCGGACAGCTTGATTTTTTCATAACACAATCGCCCAAAGGAATGAAAACCATGAGCACGGGCCTCTTCTTGACAACTCTATCACTTGGTTTCTTTTTCAGTAGCATGCTTGTATCCATAGTGAAGGGGGCGACAAGAAGCCATCGTGGTGAAGGATGGCTAGCCGATAAAATTAACTATGGAAGGCTCGATCTCTTCTATGCACTTCTAGCAGTACTGGGCGTCATAAATTTCGTAGTATATAGCATCTGTGCAGTTTGGTACAAGCCTAAGAAGCCAAATCCTGCCATGGAAATGGGCAATGTTGCCAACGGTGCCGGTGCTGAGGAGAAATGTTAG
- the LOC113695551 gene encoding pentatricopeptide repeat-containing protein At4g32430, mitochondrial — MITGQLKFKSLCAKLPQLAAFKTLHSFNYEHQLFDETPSPQRASLHHTMLNHVHCRHPFEALKTFKKQLQSGISEIDEAAVAIALKACRGDPEIGTQFHGFAITSGFIDHVSVSNSLMNMYCKSGQFDRALCVFNRLESPDTVSYNTLLSGAQNGEDALSFACHLHSAGVLFDAVSFTTILAHCTDIEDFHFGSQLHSLVSKFGMRSEVYVGNALVTMYSKWGRIIEAERAFCEIPNKDLVSWNAMLSGYVQEGSHGLEAIFGFVQMVRVGLKADHVSFTSVISACGQERNVEFGRQVHGLIIKRAFETHVSVCNVLISMYSKGEGDFVEDAKLVFGKMVERNVISWTTMLSMDEEDAMNLFNKMRRDGVYPNDVTFVGLLPTLTKNDMVQEGQMVHGFCIKANFLSKLNVANCFVTMYAKFARIVGSVKVFEELDYRDNVSWNALISGYAQNELYQEAFQTFLLASAELRPNEYTFGSILNAIGSSESISLRYGQWCHTYLLKLGLNFDPIISGALLDMYAKRGSICESMKVFYESGQRSQVAWTAIISAHSRHGDYESVMSLFNEMEKKGVKPDSITFLSVLTACGRKGMVDAGMQIFNSMIKDHLIEPSSEHYSCIIDMLGRAGRLTEAEELVAQIPGGPGLSVLQSLLGACRIYGNVDLATRVADTLIQMEPEESGSYVLMSNLFAERGLWEKVAKIRKGMRDKGVKKEIGFSWVDAGSVDDSFNLHGFSSDDKSHPQSEAIYRMAEWLGSEMKYLEKEKESCDVLLDSSTIAIL, encoded by the coding sequence ATGATTACCGGCCAACTGAAATTCAAGAGTCTGTGCGCCAAACTTCCACAGCTAGCGGCTTTCAAAACATTACACTCGTTCAACTATGAACATCAACTGTTTGACGAAACTCCTAGTCCGCAACGTGCCTCTTTACACCACACCATGCTCAATCATGTGCACTGCAGGCACCCATTTGAAGCTCTTAAGACTTTCAAGAAGCAGCTTCAATCGGGTATTTCTGAAATCGACGAGGCTGCAGTTGCAATTGCTCTCAAGGCTTGTCGTGGTGACCCCGAAATTGGGACTCAGTTTCATGGTTTTGCAATAACCTCAGGGTTCATAGATCACGTTTCTGTGTCAAATTCCTTGATGAACATGTACTGTAAATCCGGCCAATTTGATCGGGCTCTCTGCGTCTTCAACCGGTTGGAGAGCCCGGACACTGTTTCTTATAATACTCTGCTTTCAGGGGCCCAAAATGGGGAAGACGCACTTAGTTTTGCTTGTCATTTGCATTCCGCTGGAGTTCTCTTTGATGCAgtgagttttacaactattttGGCGCATTGTACTGATATTGAGGATTTTCATTTTGGATCACAATTGCACTCTCTCGTGTCAAAATTCGGGATGCGGAGTGAAGTGTATGTTGGGAACGCACTCGTAACTATGTATTCAAAATGGGGAAGGATAATTGAAGCTGAAAGAGCATTTTGTGAAATTCCCAACAAAGATTTGGTCTCCTGGAACGCAATGCTCTCAGGATATGTTCAAGAAGGTAGCCATGGGTTGGAAGCAATTTTTGGGTTTGTTCAGATGGTGAGAGTAGGGTTGAAGGCTGATCATGTTTCCTTTACCAGTGTGATATCAGCTTGTGGCCAAGAAAGAAACGTGGAGTTTGGGAGGCAGGTTCACGGTCTAATTAttaagagggcatttgaaacgCATGTTTCAGTATGTAATGTTTTGATTTCAATGTACTCTAAGGGTGAGGGTGATTTTGTTGAAGATGCTAAGTTGGTCTTTGGCAAAATGGTTGAGCGTAATGTTATCTCTTGGACAACAATGCTCTCAATGGATGAAGAAGATgctatgaatttatttaataagATGAGAAGAGATGGAGTTTATCCAAATGATGTTACATTTGTTGGATTGCTTCCTACCCTGACAAAGAATGATATGGTGCAGGAAGGCCAAATGGTTCATGGCTTTTGTATAAAGGCTAACTTTTTGTCAAAGTTGAATGTTGCTAATTGCTTTGTGACCATGTATGCAAAGTTTGCGCGCATTGTTGGCTCGGTGAAGGTTTTTGAGGAGCTTGATTACCGAGATAATGTATCATGGAATGCTTTGATCTCCGGTTATGCTCAAAATGAGTTGTATCAAGAAGCTTTTCAAACATTCTTGTTAGCTTCAGCTGAGTTACGGCCAAATGAATATACTTTTGGCAGTATATTAAATGCAATAGGATCATCTGAGTCAATTTCTTTGCGTTATGGCCAGTGGTGTCATACTTATTTACTGAAGCTTGGATTGAATTTTGATCCAATCATTTCAGGGGCTCTTCTTGACATGTATGCAAAGCGTGGAAGCATTTGTGAGTCAATGAAAGTTTTTTATGAGTCTGGTCAAAGAAGCCAAGTTGCCTGGACAGCTATAATATCTGCTCACTCAAGGCATGGGGATTATGAATCAGTAATGAGTTTGTTCAATGAAATGGAGAAGAAAGGTGTGAAGCCTGACTCAATCACTTTCCTTTCTGTATTGACAGCATGTGGCAGAAAAGGGATGGTGGATGCAGGAATGCAAATTTTTAATTCAATGATTAAGGACCATTTGATTGAACCATCTTCAGAGCATTACTCCTGTATAATAGATATGTTGGGTAGGGCAGGGAGGCTGACGGAGGCTGAAGAACTGGTAGCTCAAATTCCAGGAGGGCCAGGATTATCTGTACTGCAAAGCTTGCTTGGAGCTTGTAGGATTTATGGGAATGTGGATTTGGCTACGAGGGTAGCTGACACTTTGATCCAAATGGAACCTGAGGAGTCAGGTTCTTATGTGTTGATGTCAAATTTGTTCGCGGAGAGAGGGCTCTGGGAAAAGGTAGCGAAGATAAGGAAAGGAATGAGAGATAAAGGGGTAAAGAAAGAGATAGGATTTAGTTGGGTTGATGCTGGTAGTGTCGACGATTCTTTCAACTTGCATGGATTCTCATCAGATGACAAGTCTCATCCCCAGTCAGAGGCAATCTACAGGATGGCAGAATGGCTAGGATCGGAGATGAAATATctagagaaagagaaagaaagttgTGATGTATTACTTGACTCGAGCACTATCGCAATTCTTTGA
- the LOC113697350 gene encoding uncharacterized protein — MTGEAVNPKAYPLADSQMTITILDLVQQAANYKQLKKGANEATKTLNRGMSEFIVLAADTEPLEILLHLPLLAEDKNVPYVFVPSKQALGRACGVTRPVIACSVTSNEGSQLKTQIQNLKDAIEKLMI, encoded by the exons ATG ACAGGTGAAGCTGTGAACCCGAAAGCGTACCCGCTGGCGGATTCCCAGATGACAATTACAATACTGGACCTGGTTCAGCAAGCTGCCAACTACAAGCAACTCAAAAAGGGCGCCAATGAAG CTACGAAGACACTGAACAGGGGTATGTCTGAATTCATCGTGTTGGCAGCTGATACTGAGCCACTTGAGATCCTCCTCCATCTTCCACTCCTTGCTGAAGATAAG AATGTTCCCTATGTTTTTGTTCCTTCTAAACAAGCACTTGGCCGAGCATGTGGCGTCACAAGGCCTGTCATTGCATGTTCTGTCACCAGCAATGAGGGCAGCCAATTGAAGACCCAAATTCAGAATCTTAAG GATGCCATCGAAAAGCTCATGATCTAA